TTGCCctagtgctgtttgaaatgggGGTAGGTCAATACGCACCAGGGAATGTTTAGTGCACTGGAGCAGGGTCCACACAGTGTGTTAGTATGCTGCAGGCTGGTGCTCTggagattcacaccccagcttccCAGGATCTAACTCTCCATTTAGACAAGCACTTGGTCAGATCCTGGGGATCTCACATAGGGAAGAAACAGTGCAGTAGTGGGAAGGAGCACAGCCGGAGCTGTCTCTCAGGCACACACCGTAGCTGTGCATATCCTGCTCCCTTTCACTTACTATTCTGCCTTTGATATGTctcattccccctctcccctcccaacaGGGCTGAACTGCAGCACTGCCGAGTGTGGCTGGGAGCACTGAGTTCCAGCTGTTCTGCTGCACTTGGGATGCTGCACAAAATCCAGGCCCAGACACACTCACTCTTCAGCTGGGCTGCAGAGTGCACCTGGGGTAGAGGGTGTCTCAGGGTGccaaggaggggaggaaaaggagaggagtCTGTATGTGCCTGCTCGGGACATTCCCTTTGTGcatggggcagggcactgggcagaGGGAGTTTCCCAGCTGCGCTGCTAGTCAAGTTCCTGCTCTCAGTGTCTCAGGCATTAGCATGAGGAGAGCACGCTCACGCCCTGCTCTGTTGGTGCTGACATGCAGGATTCTGACCTGCACCTACTGTCTcagagctgggagaagagaggagaaagcGTCTCTTCTTTTCCCATTTACTGCATGGGGCTGGGTACGGAGCAGAGGGTGAGAAGAGAAGCAGATGCATGGATGGGCAGAGTTTAATGGGGCTGGGAATTTCAGGGGGGTCAAGTGACGAACTCCCCTAGATTTTTGAACAGTGTCTAATTTCCTTAGGTCCCTTTGAATATCCCAGCCTCAGAAAAGACTCAGGGAGTTTCACTGAAAGAGGAGATGAACAAGATGGGACGTGTGAGAGGTTAAGGACTAATGAATGGAACAGAGAAACTCCATCAGGTGCACCTACAAATCAAGAGTGACCCAATCAACTTAACAGACAGCACCTTTAGCACTCAGACATGAAACAATTTTCTCTTTACACAATGTGTCGTTGTCTCCTGGAACTCATTATCATAACAGATCATTGAGTAATTCAGGAAACTGAATAATGTGGCAAGCTATAGCTCTGGATGGTTTTGGGTAGGGGGCTAACCTGGGATGTTGGACATGTGAGGTCAATTCTCTGTTCTCCAGCAGGCTTCCTGGGGCCCTTTGGGGGAATTGCTTAGTCCAGATCTTAAAGGCCTTGAGGCACCAAATGATGTAAATGGGCACCAAGTGGAATGCTGAAAAGCATTTAAGCaggttctccatctgtacaatgggcacAGAAACCTTTTCCAATCTCACTgtggtattgtgaggataaatacattaaggcAGTggcccccaacctttttgtggccagtagcacattcatgttttcagaagagtgtgatggacaccaacaatttttcaaggtttattttgaatttgtacattaaataatatgaaaaacatcatatttaatattcttcccACTCTGGGTTGAAATAATACATACATTGTCTCTTATTTGAACCACTCATCTTGgagcaaaatattaaaaaaataataaattacaaagcacaagaaaacagcagtatcagtgcaggaagaatactcacatacaggaccagctccaggcaccagtggagcaagcagaTGCCTGGCAGGGGCCCTGGCATCTCTTCCCTGATGGGCACTAGACGGGCCTCGGAGTTCTTTGTGcccagcaggcacagggctgcagcttctctgcagccccagagttctctgtgcCCGGCAGGCGCAGGACCGCAACTTCTCttcttgaagccggagagaagccgcgtccccgcacctgccggggacagagagcaccggtgtccgcagccctggagttctctgtctccGGCAGGCATAGAGCCAGAAGAAGCCACAGCCCTGTGCctcctggggagagagagaagcagcccccgcagccctggagttctctgtccccagcaacCACAGGGCCGTGACTTCTTTCCGCTGCTGAGCACTAGGCAGGGGCACATAAATGCCCCAATGGGCGCCATGGGGccacaggcaccgcgttggggaccactgcattaaggactgtgaggtgctcagatactacgatTTTGCTCGGTCTGTAACCAGCGCATTTCCATTGTTCTGGGTATTTGGGAATAGTCACTGAGTGAAGGCTGATTAAGGACTTTAGACCATGCAGTGTGCTACTAGGAAAACAATTGAACTACAAAGGCTCTGTCTGTCTGACTACTCAGAATTTACAGCTCCTGGCTCTGACATCACCTGggcagctgtaaaatgggataatctCTGGCAGAAGTTAATATTGCAAAAAACAGTTTGGGAGATCAGAATTAGACCTCAAAGATTTATTCATGTGAGGAAAGGCTGTGAAATCGTTCTTCTTAAAGCCATTCCTGTACTCTCTCTTACTGCCGCTGACCATTTTTAGTGTGGGCTAAAACTTACCAGTGGCTAGCATCCTTTGAGGAACAGCAGATCCTTTGTGGCTCTGCATAGCTTGaattaaggtcctgattcagcaaagccctcaggacctgatttttaaagctatttaggggTTGCTAAGCTCAGTATTGCAACAACGCCTGATTGAGCAgaataaattccattttcaaaagggatttaggcatggAGGCATCTAAATCCCATTGGATGTCAATAGAATGTAGAGTTCTCGGTGCTACATCTGGGAAAATAAGATTTAGGTTTGGGCATTGTGATGCTGTGTGCTGCagcacctaaataactttaaaaatctggccttaaggcACATTGGTTGCCTAAGAactttagaaaatcccactaggcacctatctgcaacTTTGGGTGCGTAAATGCCTCTGGATGTCTGTCCTTCTGCACTTGCTTAAGCTGATGGGAtgtttgtgcctttgaaagtctcatCTCTGAGTTTTAGTGTTTTTCTTTGTACCTAGATGCACCTCATAGACAAAGCAGAAGAGGACAATCGCACGATCATCACAgaattcatcctcctgggattCTGGAATCTTCCTGAACTGCAGATCTTTCTTTTCCTGGTTTTCCTGGTGATCTACATTATGACCATGTCTGGGAACATCCTCATCGTTGCGCTAGTTGTGgctgatcagcaccttcacacccccatgtacttctttctggggaacttgtcctgcttggagacctgctaTACCTTGACCATCCTGCCCAGGTTACTGGTCAGTCTCCTGACTGGAGACAGAAGCATTTCTGTCAGTGGCTGTTTTGCACAGTTttattgctttgtttgtttgataACTACAGAATGTTATCTCCTAGCAGTGATGTCTTATGATCGGTATCTAACGATATGCAAACCCCTGCGTTATGCAGCCCTAATGAATGGCAGATTGTGCTGCCAGCTAGCAGCAGGGTCTTGGATAAGCGGATTTCTAACTTGTGTAATAATGATTTGGTTTATGTTGCAATTAATATTCTGTGGCCCCAGTGAAATTGaacatttcttttgtgatttttctcCAATGCTAAAACTCTCCTGCAGTGACACCAGCATGATCACACTGATTAGTTTCATTCTTGCCTCCATAAATACACCTTGCCCATTTCTATTAACTGTGACGTCCTATGCTTGTATCATGGCTACTATCCTGAGAATCCCTTCCACTACCGGGAgacaaaaggccttttccacctgctcctctcacctcattGTGGTTACACTTTTCTATGGGACCTTAATGACTGTGTATCTGCTACCAAAAACCAATACACTGAAAGTCCTGAACAAAGTGTTCTCTGTCTTCTACACAGTCCTGACTCCCATGCTCAACCCCCTCATTTACAGCCTGCGAAACAAAGAGGTGAAGGAAGCCCTGAGAAAAGTCTTCAGTTAATATATGTTGCTCAAATGAATTCAGATGGAGTCAATGATCTGTGAAGGAATCTATCTGGCTTAACAAACAAGAACTTTTACATCTTGTAGGGCCCAAGCTCACAGTGATGGGAACTGCTTTGGAGAACGTGAGGACATGCTACATTTTGGGTTGATGACATTCCCATTCATGGCTAAAGCTGATACTTGCTACTGCCTGAATTGGAAACCTGACTGTCTTGCGCTCTACACTCCACATGTTGACATTTGAGATTTCAGATACGTGTTTCCTCTATTTCTCTGCTCTCTCTGAGTTGGGAAAATACCACATTCTACTTGGCACTGGCCTCAGATCCCTGTGGGTGGAATTAGCTGgttcaaatattttctgtctccttgaTGTCCTGGATTCCCAAAAGCTCCATAACTTTATATCTGAGAAGATTGTACTGGTCTTCCCATTTGTTGTACTGTGTGTTGTCTTGCAAATGGTAGAAGGGGTGTAAGGGTGTGCCtatactgcaatgtaagcctaggGTGTGTGGGACTTGAACCTGTAGGCTCAGTGAGTATAAACCAAGGTTCGAGCGTCCACACTGAATATCAACACTTGATTTAGAATTTCCTGACTTGGGCCTCACACTAGTGCTCAGGCATCTACGCTCCACTATGCAGCCCTAAGTCAAACCAGTctgtgccaggtcttcagctggctaaagagagagcctctccacaccccaggatacttgaaagaaactggaacaaaggacagcgactgcaaggggtgtgagcgattgctggacccaggctaaaaggagattagtctgtaaaagagagcattctggaactggtcaGGGTCTTATCTGCTTTtaatttgattagacatagatttgcacattttattttattttgcttggtgacttttctttgttctatctgttactacttggaaccatttaaatcctactttctgtatttaataaaatcactttttatgtattaatacttggggagagcaaacaactgtgcatatctctccatcagtgttatagagggagaacAAAGTATTAGTTTACCCTGCAAAaggtttatacagggtaaaatggatttatttgggtctagaccccattgggagttttACATCTGAGTACTCAAGaaaagcacacttctgttagctgctttcaagtaaacatgcagctttggggcaagtaattcagaccctcagtctttgttggagcagacaggaatgACTGGCTCGGCAAGACAGGGTAGTGGAGTCCCGAGCTGGTAGGGAAAGCAGGAAAAGAAGTAGTCTTTGCACCCAGGTCGCAGTTCCCatgggggtttctgtgattcaacccatcACAGTCAGCATTTGAAGCACTTGTCTTGCATGTGCTTTCACTCCTGTTTCAGGCAATGGGGAGAGCTTCCATGAGGCGCTGGTGGAGGTTTCGGGGGCATTTTCtgagctgcagaagaaggcacctgttggaggaggatgaggatgatgCAGACCTGGCAGACTCAAACGGGCTGATGCTGCTCATGGCTCTCGGGAGAGCCGCTGATGCCCCCTGTGTAGACCGTTGCTTCTGcagcagggccacaagcacagaatGGTGGGACCCAATTGTCATGCAGACTTGGGATGACCAGACCTTGCTCATGAAGAACGATACATTTCTGAAGCCTTGTTAGCAGCTTGCCCGGACCCTTCAGCACCACGACACATACGCGAGGGAAGCGATTCCTGTTCAAATGTAGGTTTTTATACCCCAGACTCCTACAGGTccattgctaaccagtttggagttggaCAGTCGACTGGAAGGTGAAGTGGTGGCTGAGGTTTTTGAGGCAGTCAGGTGTGTGGTTTATCCAAAGGTGGGGGCATAAAAAATATCTCCAAAGTAAGTGCTGGCTtggagagaatggggtttcccCACTTCACTGGGGCCATGATTGTATGTACTCAAGGAGCCGGAGTACAGACACTGCAAAAGGTTCTACTCCATAGGTATGTAGACTCTTGGGGACACAGAGGCCAAGTTAAGGATGCCAACGTGGGCTGCCCTGGAAAAGTTCATGATTCCAGAGTTTTCTGTCAGTCAGGTGTCTCCGTCATGGACAGCCTGGAACACTATTCCAAATGACAATGTCGTAAGTGGAATCACTGTTCCCATGGTTATTCTAGGAGACCCCATGTTCCcttttttgcctgggcttatgaAACAGTATCCTGATCACAGAAGCTTTGGCGAAAGGAGGCTTAATTATCTTCTCAATAGGTGTAGAATGATGGTTGAATGTGTGTTGTCAGATTGAAATCCTCAAGCCTGTGTATGAGTTTGGGCTtagattgcagtgtagacattccctaagaCTCAGTGCATCAGATCCAAAACAGATTAgtggctataaaaataaaataaatgatgtgAATGATTTGTGTTGACACAACCTCATTcctacagcagcagcaacaacaaaattgATGTCAAATAAGAAAGCAGCAGGTAGGTGTGGAGGAAATGATACTCATGACATATTTGAAAAGTGCCAGCATCTTTCATCCTGAAGCACATTGGGTAAAGTTTCCAAAACTGTCTAGCTGACTTAGAAGCATAAATCTCATTGGCTTTCAATGAGACACAGATTCCCCTGTCCTTAGGTCCTTCTGAAAGGGGAGCTCTGGCTCTGAagtcactttggtgcttttgaaaattctacccatTGAATAGTACTTTAATCCTTAGGCCTCTGATTCAAATTAATACACAGGAACTAACTGAAGGCATGACAGAGTTGAGCCATTGAAGGTCATCTACATGGCAGCTGAAGGTGAGCCTTTCAGCCTGGGTAGGCAGACGCATGCTAGCAGTATGGACGTTGTAAGCTGGGGCCAAGCCTCAGTGACTAGCCTGAACCTCTGCTGAGGTGAGGGATGTCATTATGACCTGGACCAAATCTTCTTATGGTTTAGTTAAAAAACTTATTCTAACTGATGCATTGACATCCCCTTCTATTCACATAACTGTCAGGATGAGTTAATCAGAAACCCCCTCCCTAAGACAAACAGTGTGTGAACCTGCCCAAGAATTTGGACTGAGTGGGCAGAAGAGTTTGGCTGGGCATGGGTGTGAGAGAatagagaggagagagaacacAAGGAAGCCAAGCAGTAGCCCAGTGCAAGTATGGAAAAAGTGAGAGTTTGGGTGACATGAGCTGGTGAATGAGACTTTGGGTGGTAAGCAAAGAagctgcttcttttgttcttggttcctcaTGCATTCAGAGAAGacggactttgtacattccttgtcaATAAATGAGATTGGATCAAAGAAAATatcagactccatcaatttctacttccaactgAGACATCCCTATGGCTCCAAACTGTGACTAGCCACTCGGGTCAAAAAGGGATAACAATATGCAGTCTCTCCCCGGCATGGAGATACACACTGTGTGTGGAGACGTCTGAACCCTAATGCCCTCAGCATCTAGTCAGGGTCGTCTTGTTTTTGCAGCAGAATAGCTGAGAGTGTCTAAGTGTTTGTGTCTCTCTATGATTCCTAGAGAAAAACAACCTGTTGCACAGAGTAATAGGAATTATCCTTATTGCCATGATAACTCTGGTTATTCTTGTTAGCCATACAAATGTCCAGACCCACTTTCACTACCACAGTCTAATCACACATCATGGGACAAGGTATTTATTGGTTCAGAATTTGCCATCTTTTAATTGTATTGTATGTCCCTATGATGTTTCTTGCAGTGCCTGGTATTGTGCAGCACCCACTGACACCTCCCCTTAGCATGGGAAAGCCaagtctgtgcctgccagggatcagctccctgaatattattgtgatttttggtggaaggggccatctatcacaaaggcaggcttacTTGGGTGGCAAGAGAGACTGGAGtgtccaaggggactgtctgcgACTCCATGTTAAGGCGATTGTAGTGCTTGAGGAGGTCccacttgatacttggttggtgaaatccaaGTCTAGACCTCACAGTCAATGGAGGGGCTGTGCCCTGCTTCtgaacagtctgccctgaggttggtacccGTGCTTTTCAGCCACTCCGGTCAGGCTGAcagcccttcttccccctccatccGGGATGGTATGAGTGAGCCAGGTGGTCTTGAAAAGCCTGTGCTATcacatctgataaagtgggtattcacccgcgaaagctcatgctccaatacatctgttagtcaataaggtgccacaggactctttgctgcttttaatgtgACAATACTCTCCCCTGACTTCAGCAACTCAGGGTCTGGAAAAGGGTGTGAAGTGGCCCTTACACTTTACAAATG
Above is a genomic segment from Chelonoidis abingdonii isolate Lonesome George chromosome 25, CheloAbing_2.0, whole genome shotgun sequence containing:
- the LOC116836602 gene encoding olfactory receptor 6B1-like, yielding MHLIDKAEEDNRTIITEFILLGFWNLPELQIFLFLVFLVIYIMTMSGNILIVALVVADQHLHTPMYFFLGNLSCLETCYTLTILPRLLVSLLTGDRSISVSGCFAQFYCFVCLITTECYLLAVMSYDRYLTICKPLRYAALMNGRLCCQLAAGSWISGFLTCVIMIWFMLQLIFCGPSEIEHFFCDFSPMLKLSCSDTSMITLISFILASINTPCPFLLTVTSYACIMATILRIPSTTGRQKAFSTCSSHLIVVTLFYGTLMTVYLLPKTNTLKVLNKVFSVFYTVLTPMLNPLIYSLRNKEVKEALRKVFS